A region of Emys orbicularis isolate rEmyOrb1 chromosome 20, rEmyOrb1.hap1, whole genome shotgun sequence DNA encodes the following proteins:
- the SCNM1 gene encoding sodium channel modifier 1, translating to MSFKREGDDSGQLNVLQKRRVADLLANYIPEDEALLLRNGRYACTVCFHRPVFDTLDMLTVHRAGKKHVASLQTFYGKKRSRETEVQKRRQQEFLRAEEAGTQDLACPAPLLAQTRKIAQNALLKASPYNSCCRRNRPDGSGSSVSSSRTEPAAPAAFGSAVGKQPAEPGSSMARGEEGCAAVDTPHSTRLPGHASPRADLQKEPAARIKRSSKRKSSLSAQPGAISPEKRQALEHYLLLRSSGWIQDPSGKWVKDENVEFDSDEDEPPSLPPS from the exons ATGTCCTTCAAGCGGGAGGGGGATGACTCGGGCCAGCTGAATGTGCTGCAG AAAAGAAGAGTTGCAGATCTGCTGGCAAACTACATCCCGGAGGACGAGGCGCTGCTGCTAAGGAACGGCAG ataCGCCTGCACAGTATGTTTCCACCGTCCGGTCTTCGACACGCTTGACATGCTGACGGTCCATAGGGCCGGCAAGAAACACGTAGCTA GCCTGCAGACGTTCTACGGAAAGAAGCGGTCGCGCGAGACTGAGGTGCAGAAGCGGCGGCAGCAGGAGTTCCTGCGGGCAGAGGAGGCGGGCACGCAG GATCTTGCGTGCCCTGCACCCTTGCTGGCTCAGACCAGGAAGATTGCCCAGAATGCTTTGCTGAAAGCCTCTCCTTATAACAGCTGCTGCCGAAGAAACAG GCCCGATGGCAGCGGCTCAAGCGTTAGTTCTTCTAGGACGGAGCCTGCTGCCCCCGCTGCCTTCGGGAGTGCCGttgggaagcagccagcagagcCGGGAAGCTCCATGGCGAGAGGTGAAGAGGGATGTGCTGCTGTGGACACCCCCCACTCCACGCGGCTTCCTGGACACGCCAGCCCTCGAGCAG ACTTGCAGAAGGAACCTGCTGCGAGGATCAAGAGAAGCAGCAAAAGAAAATCCTCCTTGtctgcccagcctggagccaTCAGCCCTGAGAAGCGCCAAGCCCTGGAGCACTATCTCCTGCTCAGGAG CTCAGGCTGGATCCAGGACCCTTCCGGCAAGTGGGTGAAAGACGAGAATGTGGAGTTCGACTCTGATGAGGACGAGCCACCGTCCCTGCCGCCGTCCTGA
- the TMOD4 gene encoding tropomodulin-4, translated as MTSYRMELEKYRDIDEEKLLRELSPEELDQLDLELQEMDPENMMLPAGMRQRDQTKKSPTGPLDRDALMQHLEKQALEAKEREDLVPFTGEKRGKPFIPKNPQREIPKEEQITLEPELEEALANATDAEMCDIAAILGMYTLMSNKQYYEAICSGNITSTEGINSVVKPDRYKPVPDEPPNPTNVEETLKKIQSNDKDLEEVNLNNIKDIPIPKLKEICEAMKTNTHVKKLSLVATRSNDPVAKAVAEMLKENKTLESLNIESNFITSAGMMAVIKGVQQNTALAELKVDNQSQRLGDSVEMEMAAMLEKCPSIMRFGYHFTQQGPRARASIAISKNNELRRKQRKT; from the exons ATGACGTCCTACCGGATGGAGCTGGAGAAGTACCGGGACATCGACGAGGAGAAGCTCCTGAGGGAACTTTCCCCCGAGGAGCTGGACCAGCTCGACCTAGAGCTGCAGGAGATGGATCCCGAG AACATGATGCTCCCAGCCGGGATGCGCCAGCGAGACCAGACCAAGAAGAGCCCAACGGGGCCACTGGACCGGGACGCCCTCATGCAGCACCTGGAGAAGCAGGCGCTGGAGGCAAAGGAGCGTGAGGACCTGGTGCCATTCACCGGCGAGAAGAGAG GGAAACCCTTTATCCCAAAGAACCCCCAGCGGGAGATCCCCAAGGAGGAGCAGATCACTCTGGAACCCGAGCTGGAGGAAGCCCTGGCCAATGCCACCGATGCAGAGATGTGCGACATTGCAG CCATTCTGGGGATGTACACCCTGATGAGCAACAAGCAGTACTACGAAGCCATCTGCAGCGGCAACATCACCAGCACCGAAGGCATCAACA GCGTGGTAAAGCCGGATAGGTACAAACCAGTCCCAGACGAGCCGCCGAACCCCACCAATGTGGAGGAGACCCTCAAAAAAATCCAGAGCAACGACAAGGACCTGGAGGAGGTCAACCTGAACAATATCAAG GACATTCCCATCCCGAAACTGAAGGAAATCTGCGAAGCCATGAAAACCAACACCCACGTGAAGAAGCTGAGCTTGGTGGCGACTCGGAGCAACGACCCCGTGGCCAAG GCCGTGGCCGAGATGCTGAAGGAGAACAAGACACTTGAGAGCCTCAACATCGAATCCAATTTCATCACTAGTGCCGGGATGATGGCTGTCATCAAGGGCGTGCAGCAGAACACCGCGCTGGCCGAGCTCAAGGTGGATAACCAG TCTCAGCGGCTGGGGGACTCGGTGGAGATGGAGATGGCCGCCATGCTGGAGAAGTGCCCCTCCATCATGCGCTTCGGGTACCACTTCACGCAGCAGGGACCAAGGGCCAGAGCCTCCATTGCCATCAGCAAGAACAACGAGCTGC GTCGCAAGCAGAGGAAGACATAA
- the VPS72 gene encoding vacuolar protein sorting-associated protein 72 homolog translates to MSLAGGRAPRRTAGNRLAGLLNAEEDEFYQTTYGGFTEESGDDEYKGDQSDSDDEVDSDFDIDEGDEPASDQDDDEPKRKRRVVTKAYKEPIKSLRPKKPDTAASSSQKVREEKSAPLELQDEVGDSRKYMRQSTTEHTRQTFLRVQERQVQSKRKKGGTNYDRPLTQEELLEEAKITEEINLRSLETYERLEADKRKHVQKKRKCVGPVIRYYSGTMPLITDLGVKEENVDVEGLDQDMQQTAEAPQAAASPAGKCSRTFITFSDDETFERFFPKAKQPKLPVKEICPVTHKPAVYRDPITDIPYSNIRAFKIIREAYKKYITAHGLPNAAASAALGAGPPTTDPNVRATRQKIIIKQTVPAT, encoded by the exons ATGAGcctggcggggggcagggcgccgCGCCGCACGGCGGGGAACCGGCTGGCGGGGCTGCTGAATGCCGAGGAGGATGAGTTCTACCAGACCACCTACGGGGGCTTcacggag GAGTCGGGAGATGACGAGTACAAAGGTGACCAGTCAGACAGCGACGACGAAGTGGACTCGGACTTCGACATTGATGAGGGCGACGAGCCGGCCAGTGACCAGGACGATGACGAGCCCAAGAGGAAACGCAGGGTGGTCACCAAGGCTTACAAG GAGCCCATCAAAAGCCTGAGACCCAAGAAGCCCGATACAGCTGCTAGCAGCTCCCAGAAGGTGCGAGAGGAGAAGTCTGCGCCCCTGGAACTCCAGGATGAAGTGGGAGACA GCCGCAAGTACATGCGCCAGTCGACTACGGAGCACACGCGCCAGACCTTCCTGCGTGTCCAGGAGCGTCAGGTGCAGTCGAAGCGCAAGAAGGGGGGGACGAACTATGACAGGCCGCTGACGcaggaggagctgctggaggaggccaAGATCACAGAGGAGATTAACCTGCGGTCTCTGG AGACTTACGAGCGGCTGGAAGCTGACAAGAGGAAGCATGTGCAGAAGAAGCGGAAGTGCGTGGGGCCGGTGATCCGCTACTACTCGGGGACCATGCCGCTGATCACTGACCTCGGGGTGAAGGAGGAGAACGTGGATGTGGAAGG gttgGATCAAGACATGCAGCAAACAGCAGAGGCTCCCCAGGCTGCTGCCTCCCCGGCTGGCAAATGCTCTCGCACCTTCATCACCTTCAGCGACGACGAGACCTTTGAGCGCTTCTTCCCTAAGGCCAAGCAGCCCAAGCTGCCCGTGAAGGAGATCTGCCCCGTCACCCACAAGCCGGCCGTCTACCGGGACCCCATCACCGACATCCCCTACTCCAACATCCGGGCCTTCAAAATCATCCGTGAGGCCTACAAGAAATACATCACTGCCCATGGGCTGCCCAATGCGGCGGCTTCTgcggccctgggggcagggccgcccaCAACGGATCCAAATGTCCGGGCAACCCGGCAGAAAATCATCAtcaaacaaaccgtcccggccacATAA